Proteins encoded together in one Thermococcus barophilus MP window:
- a CDS encoding helix-turn-helix transcriptional regulator produces MKKSITLISLALLIIPLVSAEFTVSELELTIYRDGYVEVSYQIIPSDYAVQISVPLLGENYENLIVEDENGNPLNFEISGNSVVIYVDDAQLIKLSYYTPDLTSKHGLVWTLNVSSPYPFKVVLPQNAIVVDLSDIPLSISANVISMPPGNQSISYTLGYGVEKASQNWVYYLITSVLIISAVFIGIKLISKRSSKSIKIDREAFLKKMEKFDLNDEEKSALLYILEKGGRASQAEVRNALGLPKTTAWRMFKRLEKQGLVKIIRGRKENWVELKF; encoded by the coding sequence ATGAAGAAATCCATAACTCTGATTAGTCTCGCCTTGCTTATAATTCCACTGGTCAGTGCTGAGTTTACGGTTTCTGAATTGGAACTCACCATTTACAGAGATGGGTATGTTGAAGTCAGTTATCAAATCATTCCAAGTGATTATGCTGTTCAAATAAGTGTCCCTCTTTTAGGTGAGAATTACGAAAACCTCATTGTAGAAGATGAAAATGGCAATCCCCTTAATTTTGAGATTTCTGGGAATAGTGTGGTTATTTATGTTGATGATGCTCAACTTATAAAACTCTCATATTACACTCCTGATTTAACTTCCAAGCATGGACTTGTTTGGACTCTAAACGTTTCTTCACCTTATCCGTTTAAGGTTGTGCTTCCCCAAAACGCAATAGTTGTTGATCTTAGCGATATCCCCCTTTCAATAAGCGCAAATGTAATCTCTATGCCACCCGGAAACCAAAGTATCTCATATACTCTGGGATATGGGGTAGAAAAAGCTTCCCAGAATTGGGTATACTATCTCATCACAAGTGTTCTGATTATCAGCGCAGTGTTTATTGGAATAAAGCTGATCTCCAAAAGGTCCTCAAAGAGCATTAAAATTGACCGGGAGGCATTTCTAAAAAAGATGGAGAAGTTTGATCTAAATGACGAAGAAAAAAGCGCATTGCTGTATATCCTTGAAAAAGGTGGTAGAGCAAGCCAGGCTGAAGTAAGAAACGCCCTCGGACTTCCAAAAACCACTGCATGGAGGATGTTTAAACGTCTTGAGAAGCAAGGATTAGTAAAAATAATCCGGGGGAGGAAGGAAAACTGGGTGGAGCTTAAGTTTTAG
- a CDS encoding ICP22 family protein: protein MKMSMKTLLVLFIGALIPLSTAWAATNTTAVSNVLVVNATNVTNTTPVNMTNVTNTTTKNTSAVQAYNLLLILDKVANYTAGLMAELNASNVTISNYTLDLYSQAETARAQAWELYNTGNYSESINASMNALYLYKEAIEELTDYYEEHKEKKMEEQYEYYELIMDAKEELQRAREYFPYVEKVIAEAKAEGLNVTYVMELYNETKAAYMVVAQDLASGNVTALKADLEYAEELMDKLEDAVEELQEQIVSAKADEISQAFMEKLQEQMKLMNELLAMLQNSTINATYLQENLMELQTMYEQFNALVESGQYEEALDMLHDINEELKEIIEDTKEIEREYKEEIEEKGEHKDEKDSEDEYEDDHKKTDEHKDEYTSDESEDDQNGNYEEQSDNDDGNTGNYEEQESHDEDNGQHEDSEDNNGDGEHNGEDESEDEE, encoded by the coding sequence ATGAAGATGAGTATGAAAACACTGCTGGTGCTCTTCATAGGGGCACTGATACCTCTAAGCACTGCATGGGCGGCAACCAACACAACCGCAGTGAGCAACGTTTTAGTGGTCAACGCCACGAACGTGACCAACACCACTCCTGTTAACATGACCAACGTCACCAATACAACTACAAAGAACACGAGCGCTGTTCAGGCGTACAATCTGCTCCTGATACTGGACAAGGTCGCCAACTACACTGCAGGCCTGATGGCCGAGCTCAATGCGAGCAACGTCACGATCTCTAACTACACCCTTGATCTCTACTCCCAGGCTGAAACAGCCCGTGCCCAGGCGTGGGAGCTTTACAACACCGGCAACTACAGCGAGAGCATAAACGCCTCCATGAATGCCCTCTACCTCTACAAAGAGGCCATAGAGGAGCTCACCGACTACTACGAGGAGCACAAGGAGAAGAAAATGGAGGAACAGTACGAGTACTATGAACTCATAATGGACGCTAAGGAGGAGCTCCAGAGAGCCAGAGAGTACTTCCCCTACGTGGAGAAAGTTATCGCGGAGGCCAAAGCAGAGGGCCTCAACGTCACCTACGTCATGGAGCTTTACAACGAGACTAAAGCGGCTTATATGGTCGTCGCCCAGGATCTTGCCAGCGGCAACGTCACAGCCCTCAAGGCGGACCTTGAGTATGCGGAAGAGCTAATGGACAAGCTTGAGGATGCCGTTGAGGAGCTCCAGGAGCAGATAGTCAGCGCAAAGGCCGATGAGATAAGCCAGGCCTTCATGGAGAAGCTCCAAGAGCAGATGAAGCTCATGAATGAACTGCTTGCCATGCTCCAGAACTCCACGATAAACGCCACGTACCTGCAGGAGAACCTCATGGAGCTCCAGACGATGTACGAGCAGTTCAACGCCCTCGTTGAGAGCGGCCAGTATGAGGAAGCCCTTGACATGCTCCACGACATCAACGAGGAGCTGAAGGAGATAATCGAAGATACCAAAGAGATAGAGAGGGAGTATAAGGAGGAAATAGAAGAGAAAGGAGAGCACAAGGATGAAAAGGACAGCGAAGATGAATACGAAGATGATCACAAGAAGACGGACGAGCACAAGGACGAATACACCAGTGATGAGAGTGAAGATGACCAGAATGGGAACTATGAAGAACAAAGCGACAATGATGATGGCAACACTGGAAACTACGAAGAGCAGGAGTCTCATGATGAGGATAACGGCCAGCATGAGGACTCTGAGGATAACAACGGAGACGGGGAACACAACGGTGAAGACGAGTCGGAGGATGAGGAGTGA
- a CDS encoding helix-turn-helix transcriptional regulator, producing MRSKAAIVLAIALMILPFISGQYSVESLSLTVYSDGYVKVSEVIIPENYTVSFSISLLATNVEGLTVIDENGNPLPYKINGSILTVYFENAIPIKITYYTPDLTSKKGAIWSVHFSSTIPVKITFPDNAVIVDLTDIPLEINGNSILMPPGNQTVSYVLEYRPVGTEAPAAPTLGTTTKSFNSTVPSSPGSSSQSSSTSSEGSMNWTMVGILTLLALAAGGGFVYMRRGGGEKAIGISREDFERRLKEYELTKDEEKALLYLFDRGGKAKQAEVREMLGIPKTTAWRMFQRLEKQGLVRVYKKKRENWVELRL from the coding sequence ATGAGGAGCAAAGCAGCAATAGTGCTGGCAATTGCACTCATGATTCTGCCTTTCATAAGCGGGCAGTACTCCGTCGAGTCTCTAAGCCTTACAGTCTATTCCGACGGGTACGTTAAGGTATCTGAGGTCATTATCCCAGAAAACTACACGGTCAGCTTTTCCATATCACTTCTCGCCACCAACGTTGAAGGGCTGACCGTTATCGATGAGAATGGGAATCCTCTACCGTACAAAATAAACGGTTCCATTCTTACCGTATACTTCGAAAACGCCATCCCAATTAAAATAACTTATTATACTCCCGATCTTACATCAAAGAAAGGAGCAATATGGAGTGTCCATTTCAGTTCAACCATCCCCGTTAAAATCACGTTTCCAGATAACGCTGTTATAGTTGACCTTACAGATATACCTCTCGAGATAAATGGGAACTCAATTCTCATGCCCCCTGGAAATCAGACGGTTTCTTATGTCCTTGAATACAGACCAGTAGGAACTGAGGCTCCAGCTGCCCCAACATTGGGAACAACCACTAAATCCTTCAACTCAACGGTACCATCAAGCCCAGGCTCTTCATCTCAGAGTTCAAGCACTTCCAGCGAAGGCTCCATGAACTGGACGATGGTTGGTATATTGACCCTCCTTGCCCTTGCCGCCGGCGGGGGCTTTGTCTACATGAGGCGTGGAGGAGGAGAAAAAGCCATCGGCATCAGCAGGGAGGACTTTGAGAGACGCCTCAAAGAGTACGAACTGACAAAGGACGAGGAGAAGGCCCTGCTCTACCTGTTTGACAGGGGCGGGAAGGCTAAGCAGGCCGAAGTCAGAGAGATGCTTGGGATTCCTAAGACGACCGCCTGGAGGATGTTCCAGCGCCTTGAGAAGCAGGGGCTGGTGAGGGTTTACAAGAAGAAGAGAGAGAATTGGGTGGAGCTAAGGCTTTAA
- the metG gene encoding methionine--tRNA ligase: protein MTRYMVTSALPYANGPIHAGHLAGAYLPADIFVRYLRLKGEDVIYICGTDEHGTPITFRALKEGKSPREIVDYYYEHIKTTFERAKISFDYFGRTELPVHYKVSQDFFLRALKNGHLVKKVTKQAYCEHDKMFLPDRYVIGTCPYCGAEEQRGDQCEVCGRPLTPEILINPRCNICGNPITFKDSAHYYIKMQDFQEKLRKWIESNEHWKPNVRNTVLGWIKEGLEERAITRDLNWGIPVPLEDKEMSGKVLYVWFEAPIGYISITIEYFKRIGKEEEWKKYWLANYDGEETRIIHFIGKDNIPFHAIFWPAFLMSYGKFEDKNGEFKWLLPYDIPANEYLNLEGKKFSTSRNWAIWVHEFLDEFPADYLRYYLTAIMPETRDSDFNFKDFKAKINEELVNILGNFVHRALTFVNRYFDGKVPERGELDELDRQAFEEIEKAFEEVGELIAKYRFKDALKRAMALATFGNRYFDYQQPWKTAKTDKLRTATTVNVSLQIVKALGIIIEPFLPDAGEKIWHLLNLEELKRWEFTEIPAGHKVRKAEILFRKVTDEDIILFIVKHIARGNPESAKLLLEKYYKMEDVVRVTLENFGEKRKEEAMAILKSIYGKKFEKKERMGGGKMEYVKFDDFAKLELRIGKVVEVKDHPNADKLYVLKVDLGEEVRQLVAGLKKYYSKEELLNRYVVVIANLEPKKLRGVESQGMLLAADDGENVALLMPDKEVKLGARVR, encoded by the coding sequence ATGACAAGGTATATGGTAACATCAGCCCTGCCTTACGCTAATGGCCCCATCCATGCAGGACATTTGGCTGGAGCATATCTGCCGGCTGATATTTTTGTCCGATATCTCAGATTGAAAGGAGAAGATGTTATTTACATATGTGGGACTGATGAGCATGGAACACCGATAACATTCAGGGCATTGAAAGAAGGCAAGAGCCCGAGGGAAATTGTTGACTACTACTATGAACATATAAAGACCACTTTTGAAAGAGCTAAGATAAGCTTTGATTATTTCGGAAGAACAGAGCTGCCAGTTCACTACAAGGTCAGCCAGGATTTCTTCTTAAGAGCCCTTAAGAACGGACACCTTGTAAAGAAGGTAACAAAGCAGGCTTACTGTGAGCACGATAAGATGTTTCTTCCGGATAGATATGTAATCGGAACTTGTCCCTACTGTGGAGCTGAGGAGCAGAGAGGGGATCAGTGTGAAGTTTGCGGTAGACCTCTAACCCCTGAAATTTTGATAAACCCAAGGTGCAATATATGCGGAAATCCCATAACCTTTAAAGATTCTGCCCACTATTATATTAAAATGCAGGACTTCCAAGAAAAGCTTAGAAAGTGGATTGAGAGCAATGAACACTGGAAGCCCAATGTTAGAAACACCGTTCTTGGATGGATAAAAGAGGGACTTGAAGAGAGGGCTATAACAAGAGACCTCAACTGGGGAATTCCAGTACCGCTTGAGGACAAAGAGATGAGCGGCAAAGTCCTCTACGTTTGGTTTGAGGCACCAATAGGATACATATCAATAACGATTGAGTACTTCAAGCGCATAGGTAAGGAAGAAGAGTGGAAAAAGTACTGGCTGGCAAACTATGATGGGGAAGAGACAAGAATAATCCACTTCATCGGGAAAGATAACATACCCTTCCACGCAATTTTCTGGCCAGCTTTCTTAATGAGTTACGGGAAGTTTGAAGATAAAAATGGAGAATTTAAGTGGCTATTGCCCTATGATATTCCGGCCAATGAATATCTCAACTTAGAAGGCAAGAAGTTCTCAACCAGCAGAAACTGGGCTATTTGGGTTCACGAATTCTTGGATGAATTCCCGGCTGACTATCTCCGCTATTATCTAACAGCAATAATGCCCGAAACAAGGGATTCCGATTTTAATTTCAAGGACTTCAAGGCCAAGATAAACGAGGAGCTGGTCAACATCCTTGGAAACTTTGTCCATAGGGCTCTAACCTTCGTTAACAGATATTTCGATGGAAAGGTCCCTGAGAGGGGAGAACTTGATGAATTGGATAGACAAGCGTTTGAGGAAATTGAGAAAGCCTTTGAGGAAGTTGGAGAGCTAATAGCAAAATACCGCTTCAAAGACGCACTGAAAAGAGCAATGGCGCTTGCTACCTTCGGAAACCGCTACTTCGATTACCAGCAACCCTGGAAGACCGCAAAGACTGATAAGCTGAGAACAGCAACGACAGTTAATGTTTCGCTCCAGATCGTCAAAGCCCTGGGAATTATAATTGAACCCTTCCTCCCAGATGCAGGCGAAAAAATATGGCACCTCTTAAATCTTGAGGAGCTCAAGCGCTGGGAGTTCACAGAGATTCCAGCTGGACATAAGGTCAGAAAAGCTGAGATACTCTTCAGGAAGGTCACTGACGAGGACATCATACTCTTTATAGTCAAGCACATCGCCAGGGGAAATCCGGAGAGTGCAAAGCTTCTCCTTGAAAAATACTACAAGATGGAGGATGTTGTAAGGGTAACCCTTGAGAACTTTGGAGAGAAGAGAAAGGAAGAGGCAATGGCAATACTTAAGAGCATTTATGGAAAAAAATTTGAGAAGAAAGAAAGAATGGGAGGCGGAAAGATGGAATATGTAAAGTTCGATGATTTTGCTAAGCTTGAGTTAAGGATTGGGAAGGTTGTTGAGGTCAAAGACCATCCAAACGCGGACAAGCTCTATGTCCTTAAAGTTGATCTTGGCGAAGAGGTTAGACAGCTTGTTGCTGGGCTTAAGAAGTACTACAGCAAAGAGGAGTTGCTCAATAGATATGTTGTTGTCATTGCAAATCTTGAGCCGAAGAAACTCCGTGGTGTAGAAAGCCAGGGAATGCTCTTAGCGGCTGACGACGGTGAGAACGTGGCTCTGCTCATGCCAGATAAAGAAGTAAAATTGGGAGCAAGAGTTCGTTAA
- a CDS encoding 6-pyruvoyl trahydropterin synthase family protein — MKARIRERFKFDAAHAVVINGEPEEIHGHTFRLEVVVEGELREGYIIDFLELRKIVESVIANLRHKNLNKFFENPTTENIALWIAQKVEEKLPPTIKLQKIVLWEGDENGVEFEF, encoded by the coding sequence ATGAAAGCCCGAATAAGAGAAAGATTCAAATTTGATGCAGCTCATGCTGTTGTTATTAATGGAGAGCCAGAGGAGATTCACGGTCACACCTTTAGACTTGAAGTAGTTGTAGAGGGGGAGCTCAGGGAGGGGTATATAATTGACTTCTTGGAGCTCAGAAAGATTGTTGAAAGTGTCATAGCTAATTTGAGGCATAAAAACCTTAATAAATTTTTTGAGAATCCCACCACTGAAAACATAGCACTGTGGATTGCCCAGAAGGTTGAAGAAAAGCTACCTCCAACCATTAAGCTCCAGAAAATCGTCCTTTGGGAAGGAGATGAAAACGGAGTTGAATTTGAATTTTAA
- a CDS encoding MFS transporter, which yields MTGLGKNFWLFAVGRFVSQIGWAVHEVALPLYILDKTKSGSMMSIFVMADIIPSLIFMPFAGVVGDRYNRKALMVGFDLLRGVLLFGVVFLNLLGIYQLLILQIVLAIMSTFFGASTSAMFPDLVESDKLEKANSVVSSFTIIARLIGPALGGLIYAIGGIKLAFTINALSFFGSGLFEIFIRYEWKTREIESLDEIIADIREGLSFLRSSRYLMILISFALFMNALGQPFGSVLEPYVYRVVLKLSSQQFGVLQSTLMVGMLLGNILVAARLGRRAGRFFFRSLFFNGAVMFAFVLLISPLTELSIRVIFISLLVINLLWGFSSAIINIPLQAKIQRAVPSELRGRVFSALGMLVNISTPLGLMVIGPLLDIYPAWEVAFGIWCLMFLVVLTYYIRFRDALVNG from the coding sequence ATGACAGGGTTGGGGAAAAACTTCTGGCTCTTCGCAGTTGGAAGATTTGTGTCTCAGATAGGATGGGCAGTTCACGAAGTTGCCCTCCCCCTGTATATTCTCGACAAAACCAAAAGCGGAAGTATGATGAGCATTTTTGTTATGGCTGATATCATACCTTCCCTGATATTCATGCCCTTTGCAGGTGTTGTAGGAGATAGATACAACAGAAAAGCCCTGATGGTTGGTTTTGATTTGCTTAGGGGAGTCCTCCTTTTTGGAGTTGTTTTTCTCAACCTCCTTGGGATATATCAGCTCCTTATCCTGCAGATTGTTCTTGCAATAATGAGCACATTTTTTGGAGCCTCCACAAGTGCCATGTTTCCTGATCTGGTTGAATCTGACAAACTTGAGAAGGCGAATTCTGTAGTGAGCTCTTTCACAATCATTGCCCGCCTCATTGGACCCGCCCTTGGTGGGTTGATATATGCAATTGGTGGCATAAAGCTTGCATTTACGATAAATGCTCTCAGCTTTTTTGGTTCAGGTCTCTTTGAAATCTTCATACGGTATGAATGGAAGACGAGGGAGATAGAGAGTCTCGATGAAATCATAGCAGATATCAGGGAGGGGCTTTCATTTCTAAGATCGAGCCGATATCTCATGATTTTGATAAGCTTCGCCCTGTTTATGAATGCATTGGGTCAGCCATTTGGGTCTGTGCTTGAGCCGTATGTTTATAGGGTAGTATTAAAGCTGTCAAGTCAGCAATTTGGAGTTCTGCAGTCAACACTCATGGTCGGCATGCTTTTGGGCAATATCTTAGTTGCAGCAAGGCTTGGAAGAAGAGCAGGGAGATTTTTCTTTAGATCCCTCTTTTTCAACGGTGCTGTGATGTTTGCCTTTGTCCTTCTAATTTCGCCTCTTACAGAGCTCTCCATAAGAGTTATCTTCATATCTCTGCTTGTAATAAATCTTCTCTGGGGCTTCAGCAGTGCAATAATCAACATTCCTCTGCAAGCAAAAATCCAGAGGGCGGTGCCAAGTGAGCTCAGGGGGAGAGTATTTTCTGCTCTTGGAATGTTGGTGAATATCTCGACTCCCTTGGGTTTAATGGTCATCGGACCCCTGCTTGACATCTATCCGGCATGGGAGGTTGCCTTTGGAATCTGGTGCCTAATGTTTTTGGTAGTGCTTACTTATTATATTAGGTTTAGAGATGCACTGGTGAACGGTTAA
- a CDS encoding AEC family transporter, whose product MKVPEMLILIAFGHLIGRKFNLAKVGRFASKYLLAFLIFGNIASKSLDYLLSIKIVFIYAVLVIVICLLSSYLYGYAFIKDHKWRGALIVLSVYPNLSALGFPIVSLFVNDITPAVIYASITSMTVVPIVTFVASHFSDHASTLKESLRTSLFFPPSIATVLGVTAVVLNIKIPCLNVIKRIGWLTIPLLLIYFGSRITLKRFTLKSFAEVLVFRSLIPAVFVVTTLYGYSEEVFYSVLVESVMPPAISANAILAYYNLKAEDAISATFAHTILTLAVFIVLGILR is encoded by the coding sequence ATGAAAGTCCCAGAAATGCTAATCCTAATTGCCTTCGGCCATCTAATTGGGAGGAAGTTCAATCTCGCTAAAGTTGGGAGGTTTGCGAGTAAATACCTGCTCGCATTCTTGATATTCGGGAACATAGCGAGCAAGTCTCTTGACTATCTCCTCAGCATAAAGATCGTGTTCATATATGCTGTCCTTGTGATCGTTATATGCCTGCTTTCATCTTATCTTTATGGATATGCTTTTATCAAAGATCACAAGTGGAGAGGGGCGCTTATCGTTCTCTCTGTGTATCCGAATTTATCAGCTCTGGGCTTCCCCATAGTAAGCCTTTTTGTAAATGACATAACACCGGCTGTGATTTATGCCTCGATAACATCAATGACCGTTGTGCCGATTGTAACATTTGTGGCGTCCCATTTCTCAGACCATGCTTCCACCCTAAAAGAGAGCCTGAGAACTTCCCTGTTTTTTCCTCCATCAATAGCAACAGTGCTGGGAGTTACTGCAGTTGTGCTCAACATTAAGATACCCTGTTTGAATGTCATAAAAAGAATTGGCTGGCTCACAATTCCCCTTCTCCTAATTTATTTCGGCTCAAGAATAACGCTGAAGAGGTTCACCTTGAAAAGTTTTGCTGAAGTTTTGGTCTTTCGATCCTTAATACCAGCAGTTTTTGTTGTGACGACACTTTACGGTTATAGTGAGGAGGTATTCTACTCCGTTTTAGTTGAATCAGTAATGCCCCCAGCTATATCTGCAAATGCGATTCTTGCATACTACAACCTAAAAGCAGAAGATGCCATAAGTGCAACCTTTGCCCATACCATCCTGACTTTGGCAGTATTTATTGTGTTGGGTATTTTAAGATAA
- a CDS encoding TldD/PmbA family protein produces MEELIRFGERFFDELEIAVYRNRDVGVNIELNEVSTSSVRQRTITVIRGIKDKRIGISIVDSKDKEEIKKAIEEAYKMAKLNAPDEKWVSLPEPGKYREPKKISKEVKEVSPDYFVDLATKAIKLALEKDKDFVVAGGGGGAEWSESLIVNSHGIDVFQEGGGAYFYLELIGRKNGNVTPGIFEFDAKLGLNLEVEKVVEDVAQKVKWAYNVEKSKTEEAKVIVGPWAVASLLSYALFPAFSGERAVKETTPLLNKVEQKIASELLTIYDDPFHELSLKPVIADDEGVPTRKNMLIENGVFKGFVWNNYWAKVYGTESTGNGTRNLSTGGIGIGFHSIVIEKGKENLSDLIAEIDHGYLIDGFQGAHSSNPDNGNFAVVANPAFLIENGEIKGSTVFMMSGNVYELINQIYEISKEQKVIPFHGTAITPWIAFENVRIAGK; encoded by the coding sequence ATGGAAGAGCTCATCCGCTTTGGTGAAAGGTTTTTTGATGAGCTTGAGATTGCTGTTTACAGAAACAGAGACGTTGGAGTTAACATTGAACTCAATGAGGTTTCAACTTCCTCCGTGAGACAGAGAACAATTACTGTGATAAGGGGCATAAAAGACAAGCGCATAGGAATAAGCATAGTTGACAGCAAGGATAAAGAGGAAATCAAGAAGGCGATTGAGGAAGCATACAAGATGGCTAAGCTAAACGCTCCAGACGAGAAGTGGGTTTCACTTCCAGAGCCAGGTAAATACAGAGAGCCAAAGAAGATAAGCAAAGAAGTCAAGGAGGTTTCTCCAGACTACTTTGTGGACTTAGCAACCAAAGCCATCAAGCTTGCTCTGGAGAAGGACAAAGATTTTGTGGTTGCTGGAGGCGGAGGAGGGGCAGAGTGGAGCGAGAGCTTAATAGTGAATTCTCATGGTATAGATGTCTTCCAGGAAGGAGGAGGGGCTTATTTCTACCTCGAGCTCATTGGGAGGAAAAATGGCAATGTAACCCCGGGCATATTTGAATTTGATGCCAAACTTGGCTTGAACCTTGAGGTTGAGAAAGTGGTTGAAGATGTTGCCCAAAAAGTCAAGTGGGCCTACAACGTTGAGAAAAGCAAGACCGAGGAGGCAAAGGTTATAGTTGGGCCGTGGGCAGTGGCTTCTCTTTTAAGCTATGCCCTCTTCCCAGCGTTCAGCGGTGAGAGAGCAGTTAAAGAAACAACACCCCTGCTTAATAAAGTTGAACAAAAAATTGCAAGCGAGCTTTTGACTATCTACGATGATCCATTCCATGAACTCAGCTTAAAACCCGTTATAGCTGACGATGAAGGAGTTCCAACGAGAAAGAACATGCTCATTGAAAACGGTGTCTTCAAAGGCTTCGTATGGAACAACTACTGGGCTAAGGTTTATGGGACAGAAAGCACTGGAAACGGAACAAGGAACCTCTCAACGGGCGGAATTGGCATAGGGTTCCACAGCATTGTCATTGAGAAAGGAAAAGAGAACCTAAGCGACTTGATAGCTGAGATTGACCACGGCTACCTCATTGATGGCTTCCAAGGAGCACACTCAAGCAACCCGGACAATGGAAACTTTGCCGTCGTCGCTAATCCGGCGTTTCTAATTGAGAACGGTGAGATTAAAGGCTCAACGGTCTTCATGATGAGTGGCAATGTTTACGAGCTGATCAATCAGATTTACGAAATCAGCAAAGAGCAGAAAGTAATTCCGTTCCACGGAACAGCAATAACTCCGTGGATTGCCTTTGAAAATGTCAGGATTGCTGGGAAGTAA
- a CDS encoding TldD/PmbA family protein, whose amino-acid sequence MQDVLEKALEWAMNNLKAEYIELRYENLKKTNLELKDGTFVTFTNKVQRGVAIRVLADGAWGFSSTNRLENLEKAIEEAYKLAKAGAKAKREKIQLAEIKPVEDVVKSKMKIKPVEVNIDDKIGHLRELEKLLKEDKAVKSTMIRYEDASGEKILLTNEGANIRWDVNYLVQYIWATGKEGDKLAASRDSIGQVDYGWEIFETRETNEVVAQRVLKKLHAQLNGVAPKRGEFPIVAGPIIVGIIAHEALGHLAEADLTINSPFKDLMGKQIAPEFVTMSERIVDGGFGNDKYDDEGVPVRDIHIIENGILKELMVNREYAHKWGIEPNGHARAQDYTFPPIIRMRNTVFEPGDWSFEEMIEDIKFGYYVVDFRGGQAQLNSAFQVGVQEGYMIENGEITKPIRDTSISGIAIEALKKITAVGKDFGIETGFCGKGQTAFVSSGGPHMRFDGGIIIG is encoded by the coding sequence ATGCAAGATGTTCTCGAAAAAGCCCTTGAATGGGCTATGAACAATTTAAAAGCAGAATACATAGAGCTGCGCTATGAGAACCTCAAAAAGACTAATCTTGAGCTTAAAGACGGAACTTTTGTAACATTCACAAACAAAGTTCAAAGAGGAGTTGCAATAAGAGTTCTTGCGGATGGGGCTTGGGGGTTTTCTTCAACCAACCGCTTAGAGAACTTGGAAAAGGCAATTGAAGAAGCATATAAATTAGCAAAAGCTGGAGCAAAAGCAAAGAGGGAAAAGATTCAGCTTGCTGAGATAAAGCCCGTTGAAGATGTTGTAAAGAGCAAGATGAAGATTAAACCCGTTGAGGTTAACATCGATGACAAAATTGGGCATCTCAGAGAGCTTGAAAAACTCCTTAAGGAGGATAAAGCCGTCAAGTCCACAATGATTCGCTATGAAGATGCCAGTGGTGAAAAAATCCTCCTCACAAACGAAGGGGCAAACATAAGGTGGGACGTCAACTATCTCGTCCAGTACATCTGGGCAACTGGAAAGGAAGGGGATAAGTTAGCCGCAAGCAGGGACTCAATAGGGCAAGTGGATTATGGCTGGGAGATATTTGAGACAAGGGAAACCAATGAAGTTGTTGCTCAGAGAGTTTTGAAGAAGCTCCACGCTCAACTCAACGGTGTTGCACCGAAGAGAGGAGAGTTCCCAATTGTTGCCGGACCAATTATAGTTGGAATCATTGCCCACGAGGCATTGGGACATTTAGCTGAGGCTGATCTTACAATTAACTCGCCGTTTAAAGACCTCATGGGCAAGCAGATTGCACCTGAGTTCGTTACAATGAGCGAGAGAATCGTCGATGGCGGCTTTGGAAACGACAAATATGATGATGAGGGTGTTCCCGTTAGAGATATTCACATCATTGAGAACGGAATTCTGAAGGAACTCATGGTTAACAGGGAATATGCCCACAAGTGGGGAATTGAGCCAAATGGGCATGCAAGAGCTCAAGACTACACTTTCCCCCCAATCATCAGAATGCGCAACACAGTGTTTGAGCCCGGCGACTGGAGCTTTGAGGAGATGATTGAGGACATTAAGTTCGGCTATTATGTTGTTGACTTCAGAGGAGGTCAGGCTCAGCTCAATTCAGCATTCCAAGTTGGTGTGCAAGAGGGGTATATGATTGAGAACGGTGAAATTACTAAGCCGATAAGAGATACTTCCATCAGCGGAATTGCAATTGAAGCTCTGAAGAAGATTACAGCTGTTGGAAAGGACTTCGGAATTGAGACGGGCTTCTGTGGAAAGGGGCAGACGGCATTTGTTAGTTCTGGAGGGCCCCATATGAGATTTGATGGAGGAATAATCATTGGGTGA
- a CDS encoding cupin domain-containing protein — protein MKAEIKEFIDRGTYRKAPLFEGELPEGSYAQIVEIKPKQTVPKHYHEKQYELFYIISGQAKLGIEEREYDAKPGDIFLVKPKTVHWVVNKKEEPFRLFVIKLNYFGDDSVWLE, from the coding sequence ATGAAAGCCGAAATTAAGGAGTTCATTGACAGGGGAACTTATAGGAAAGCCCCATTGTTTGAAGGTGAGCTTCCTGAAGGGAGTTACGCTCAAATAGTTGAAATTAAACCCAAGCAGACGGTTCCAAAACACTATCATGAAAAACAATATGAACTATTTTACATAATTAGCGGACAAGCAAAGCTCGGCATTGAAGAAAGAGAATATGATGCAAAACCAGGGGACATATTTTTAGTTAAGCCCAAGACTGTTCATTGGGTTGTCAATAAAAAGGAAGAGCCATTCAGGCTTTTTGTGATTAAGCTGAACTACTTTGGAGATGATAGCGTTTGGCTTGAGTGA